GCATTCCATCCAATCCGGGCATTCTGATATCAGATAAGAGCAAATCAAAACGTTGGCTCTTGAGAGCATCCAGAGCTTTTATCCCGTTTTCTACCGCCATCACAGTATATCCGCGCTTTTCCAACTTAAACTGAATTACGCGTCGCACGGAATGATCGTCATCGGCCAGCAAAATTCTCATATTCCCGTTTCCTGTAGAAGCGGCAGAGTGATTTCCACGCGGGTCCCCCGGCCGGGAGTGCTGAAAATATCTATTTGTCCATCATGGCTCTCAACTATCGATTTCACGATCGCCAGTCCCAAACCGGTGCCGTTGGATTTGGTCGTGAAAAACGGTTCATAAACATTTTCCAAATCGGCTTCATTGATTCCCGGTCCGCTATCTTCAAAAACCAGATGCGCGAATTTTCCCTTTATCTCCTCAAGAGTAATTTTGATTGTCTCACCCGATTTGGAAACCTGAAGGGCATTGAGCAGAATATTCAAAGCCATCTCATGCATCTTCAACCGATCACCCTTGATATAGATTTCATCCAGAATATCCTGAAATAGATTAATTCCCTCCCGAGATGCATGAGTCTCCAATTGCCTGATGCTGGCCCGGATCGTATCGGACAAATTCAGCATTTCCAATTTCGGTTGAGGCGGGCGCGCGAAAGCCAAAAATTCGGTAATGGTTCCATCCATTCGCTTTATCTCGCTGAATAATATCTGACGAAATTCTTCCTTCTCTTCCGAAGCGGCCTTTTCATCGGCCAAAATTTCTACCGCCCCCTTGATCGAAGCCAATGGATTTTTTATTTCATGAGCGACTCCGGCCGCGATCTGGCCGACCCGAGATAATTGTTTTGATTTCTCCAGTTGAAGGCGCATATCCTCTTGTTTCTTCCGACTACTTAATTCGCGTTCCGTCAATCCGCCGGATAAAAGTGCAATTCCAAAATAAAAAACAATCTCCACAACTTCTGCGGCAAAATCATGCGGTCCCACGCCGGATGACAATATTAAGGGCAAAATCAGAAGGGAAATTAACGCCGCCGTATACAAGCCGCCTCTCAAACCATACCAGGCCGAGGCAATTACTATGGGGATATAACAGAAACGGCCGTGAACCGCGTGAATCCAATGAGCGTCTCCAAAAATCGGCTCAAGAACCCAACCATAATGGATTCCCAGAGTCAAAACCGAAACTCCGCCGATTATTGATAGCCTGAAATTATTATTCTCCAAAAACTGCATATTATTATTCATCCTCTATCAAATTTCATTCCAATCTTAATGCCTTCTTCAATATTTTACGCCAAACCTCAAACTCAATACATTACAGCGTCTTAGAAATCACTATCGTCATGTATTTTAAATTCATTATATATAATACGCAAAAATTGAATAAAATTAAAGAATATTATTCACCATTGAACAATTTTATTCAAAAATATAAAAACTTGGAGAGCTTCCTTTTTTAAGTTGTTGATATAAATAATCATAGATTTTTGGCATACTATATGATATGGTTGAAATAGGAGAATTGAATTTTGATGAATTTAAATAGAAAAATATCCGGCTTTGTGTCTCACCTTCTTTTGGTGTTCGCACTTTATGTAATTCCTTCGTCTGTATCGGCGGATGAATTTGAACGCTCAAAAAATAGTGCGGATTCGCTAAATTCAGTATACCAACTTTCGAGCGATTTGATTTACAAAAATGGGACAGGCAATAACCTCCCCGATTTGCTCAAATTGGGATTGAGAATTAACCCTTCCATAAAAGAATCATTCTATAACTGGCGGGCCGCGATTGATAGAGCCTCATTTGCCGGAACCTTGCCTGATCCGGTTCTTTCGTTTGGATATTTCATGGAGAGGGTCGAAACCCGGGTCGGCCCGCAAAGATATAAAATCGGACTGAGGCAATCGCTGCCCTGGTTTGGAACCTTGGGCACTAAGAGTGATGTGGCTCGAAGCGAGGCGCTGGCATCCGAGATGAATTACGAATCAAGAAAGCAATCGGTTACTCATGATATCAAAACCGTGTATTATGAGCTCTACTATCTCGGAAAACTGAAATCGCTGACGCTCGCCAATTTTGAAATTTTGAAATTCTGGGAATCGGTCACTCAAACAAAATATAAGACGGCACAAGTTTCACATCATGATTTGATAAAAGTCCAGATCGAACTGGGCATATTGGAGGATCGGTTAATCGGAATTGATAAAATGATCCCGCCTGTTAAATCAAATCTGGCGGCGCTGCTGAACTCATCCGACATATCTGAGATATCAATTCCGGATACGATTTATATTGAAGATATATCAACCGAGATTCAGTTTATTTTGGATCGCATTATTGATGGAAATCCGGCTCTTAAAAGCATAGCGTATGGAGTCCAAAAGGGAAAAGCGGCCGTCCGACTGAGCGGGAAAATATCGATGCCGGCCTTTACAATTGGAGTTGATTATATCGAGACCGGACCGGCCCTGATTCCGTCAATGCCGGAAAGCGGCAAAGATCCATTGATGTTGAACGTTGGCATGACTCTCCCGATCTGGTTCGGAAAAAATAAAGCCGTTAAGAATCAATCCAGAGCCCGCCTTATGGCCGAAGAGAACAAACTTGCCAATGCCCGAAATACCCTGATTGCCAGGGTGGAAAAAATATTGTTTGAATATGACGAAGCAAAAAGAAAATTGGTTTTATATAGAGATGGTCTGATCCCTCGAGCGGAGGAGGCTTTGAATGTCGGCTATGCCGCTTTTCAAGCCGGTCAAATCGATATTGTTAGCCTGCTCGATTCTCAACGCCAACTCCTTCATTTTCAGGAAGTATATGAACGGGCCAGAACTGACCTTGCCATCAAGATTTCCAAAATTGAAATGTTGATGGGTAAACCCTTAACTTTTGAAGAACACAATTAACCATAGGAGTCATTATGAAAACTCTTACAACCATTTCAGTTTTTATCATCGCCGTGCTATTTATGGCGTCTGTAGCTTTCGCCGGTGAAGCCGAAAAAGAGCCGGCGAAAAAAGAATTTAAGAAGCAAACGCATTGTCCGGTCATGGGCGGAAAAATTAATCCCGGAGTTTACACAGACATTCAAGGCCAGCGCGTGTATCATTGTTGCGTCATGTGTACAAAGAACATTAAGGCCGATCCGGATAAGTACTTCAAGAAAGCTGCTGAGGAGAATATCCTTTTTGAAAGTGTCCAAAAGGTATGCCCGGTCTGCAAAATGGAGCTAAAAGATAAAACGCATTTTACTTATCATGAAGGCCGCGGCATTTATTTTTGCAATGAGAAGTGCCAGGAGCAGTTTGCCTCTTACAAGGACAAAAGTAAACTGTTGAGCGAGCTTGATAGTAGTAAACCGGATGAGCCCAAAGAGCGTGAGCATTAATACTCTTTGTTGTCTATCAATGAGTAGGAAATAAAAAATGAGCAAGAATTCTGTCAGGAACATAATAAATCATTGGATGCCTCAATCATGGGCGGCACGGATAGCATTGTTGATTATTATAATCGGAGCTTTCTTCCTGGGATCAATGCTATCGGATGGTGTAGCGCCTGATGGACATGAGCACGCTACCGCCGAATCAGAGTCGACAACCTGGACTTGTTCAATGCATCCTCAGATTAAATTGCCTAAATCCGGCAAATGTCCTATCTGTTTCATGGATTTAATCCCTCTGGAATCGGGATCGGCCGACGACCTGGGGCCTCGACAAATCCGAATGACAGAATCAGCGAAAAAGCTTGCTAAAATTGCGACTACTCCGGCGATCCGGGCTTTTGGCGAGGCGGAAATAACTATAGTCGGCAAAATCTCCTACGATGAAACCAATCAGGCAACAATCACCGCCCGGATGCCGGGGCGGCTCGAACGGCTTTACGCGGACTATACCGGAATTAAGGTAAATCGAGGCGATCATATGGTTGAAATATATTCGCCGGAGCTTTTAACGGCTCAGGAGGAATTGATTCAAGCCCGAAAAACATTGGCATCGACGGATAAATCTTCCAATTCCATTCTTCAACAATCGGCACAGCAAACTCTCGAGGCGGCTCGGGGAAAATTAAAGCTATGGGGATTGACCGACGAGCAGATTAATGAAATAGAGAAAAGCGATGAACATTCCCACACCCTGACGCTTACTGCTCCGGTTGGAGGTGTTGTGGTTGAGATGAACGCGGCCGAAGGCGAATATGTCAAAACGGGAACGCGCATCTATACAATAGCTGATTTATCAAAGCTTTGGGTACTTCTGGAAGCGTATGAATCCGATTTGCCCTGGCTGCGCTACGGTCAGAAATTGACCTTTACTTCGCTGTCATTTCCGGGTGAAGAGTTTGACGCCCTTATCAGTTTCATCAACCCGATTGTTGATCCCGCAACCAGAACCATAAAAATAAGAGCCATTGTCGATAATTCCGACAACCGTCTCAAACCTGATATGTTTGTCAGTGCGGTTGTCAAATCAAAAATCGACAACAAGGGGAATGTGATTTCGGAATACCTGGCGGGAAAATGGATCGGTCCCATGCACCCCGAAGTAGTAAAAGACCGGCCCGGTATCTGCGATGTCTGTGGTATGGACTTGGTCCCCACCGAATCATTGGGCTATTCGGGAAAGAAAGCAAGTATTAGCGAAGCGCCCATTTTGATTCCGGCTTCGGCTCCCCTGATTACGGGAAAAAGAGCTGTTGTTTACGTCGAAATGCCGGGAGGCGACGGGCCTCTTTTTGAGGGACGTGAAATCGAACTGGGGCCTCGAGCCGGTGATTTCTATATTGTTAAATCCGGAATTGAGGAAGGCGAAGCTGTCGTAACCAACGGCGCTTTCCGCATCGATAGCGAACTTCAGATTCAAGCCAGGACGAGCATGATGTCTCCGGAAAGCGCGATTCAGGCCCAATTAACAATTGATGAAATAGTCAACTCCCCGGTTAAATATATCCACGAGGAAAATCCAGCTCTTGAAACGCTGGCACCGGTGTATAATGCCTATTTTGAAATTCAAATGGCTCTCGCCAACGACAATCCCGAATTGGCGGCAACCGGTTTTGGAAAATTGGGGGACATGACTCGGCAGGCAAATATGTCGGTATTTTCACACGACGGACATGAACGATGGATGGAACTTTCCGCCAATATGCTGAAAGCCAGTGAACGCGGTAAAACCGCTGAAAACCTTGAAGATGCCCGGGATGCCTTTTACCATTTATCAATTACTGTTATCGATTTGCATAAAACTTTTGGCCATTTGGAAAACCGGGATTATTATCTGACCTATTGTCCCATGGCCCGCGATAACAAAGGCGCTTATTGGCTACAGACCGAAGACATTGTCTGGAATTCATTTTATGGCGATCTTATGCTCCGATGCGGCGAAATAAAAAAACCATTGAAGCCTGAAAGTTCAACGGAAAGATAAATGACTAACGGAATTCAAAATCATGGCGGAGAAAAATATTCAATAATTGATCGCCTGATAAAGTATTGCCTCGATAACAAGCTCATTGTAAGTTTATTGACTCTGATTATCATTGCCTGGGGTGTAATGGTCGCCCCGTTCGACTGGAATCTGGGAGGTCTTCCCCGCGATCCGGTTCCGGTTGACGCTATCCCCGATATTGGCGAAAATCAACAGATCGTTTTTACCAAATGGATGGGCCGTTCGCCGCAGGATATGGAAGACCAGATCACATATCCCTTGACGGTTTCGCTTCTGGGAATTCCCGGAGTAAGGACTATTCGCAGTTACTCCTTTTTCGGATTTTCTACCATCTACGTCATTTTCGAGGATGATATTGAATTCTACTGGTCGCGATCTCGAATTCTCGAAAAATTAAATTCCCTGCCTTCAGGCTCATTGCCTGACGGCGTTCAGCCGTCTTTGGGCCCCGATGCCACCGCCCTGGGTCAGGTTTTCTGGTACACACTGGAGGGGCGAGATAAAAACGGAAATCCGACCGGAGGATGGGATTTACATGAATTGCGCTCAATCCAGGACTGGACCGTCAGATACGCTCTTATGTCCGCCAAGGGAGTCTCCGAGGTCGCTTCGATTGGCGGATTTGTTCAGGAATATCAAATCGATGTAAATCCTGACGCCATGCGAGCGCATAAGATTGCTCTAACTGACGTCTTTAATAGTGTCCGTATGTCGAACGTCGATGTTGGAGCGCGCACTATCGAAATAAATAAAGCCGAATATGTCATTCGCGGAATCGGCTTTATTAAAACACTCGCTGATATTGAAAATGCGGTCGTCCGGCAATCCGATAATGTTCCTATTCGCATTAGCGATATAGGAATAGTTTCACTGGGGCCGGCCATGCGGCGAGGAGCTCTTGATAAAGGCGGAGCCGAAGCGGTGGGAGGCGTCGTCGTTGTCCGCTACGGTGAAAACCCCCTGGCCACAATTAAAAATGTTAAGCAGGTTATTAAAGAAATTTCGCCCGGTCTGCCCAAAAAGACTTTACCGGATGGCGCCGAATCACAGGTTAAGATAATTCCATTCTATGACCGCACAGGATTGATTTACGAAACCCTCGGTACGCTCAACACCGCCCTCATTGATGAAATTCTGGTAACGATAATAGTCATCCTGATTATGGTAATGCACCTGCGAAGCTCTCTTCTTATATCCGGACTTCTCCCCCTGACAGTACTGATGGTTTTCATAGCCATGAAAGTATTTAAGGTTGACGCCAACATCGTCGCGCTTTCCGGGATTGCTATCGCCATTGGAACCATTGTCGATATGGGGATTGTAGTCAGCGAAAACATATTAAAACATCTTGATCGAGCCGGCCCCGAAGCGGATTTGAAAAAGACTGTGTTTACGGCGGCATCTGAAGTTGGCGGGGCGGTTCTGACTGCCGTATCGACTACGGTTGTCTCATTTTTGCCGGTTTTCACGATGGTCGCCGCCGAAGGGAAACTATTTAAACCACTGGCATATACAAAAACATTCGCCCTGATATCCTCCGTTATTATCGCTCTGGCGATAATACCACCCTTTGCGCACTTTCTTTTTACTCGGAAGAAGTCAAAAGGGCAAAAGACGTTCGTACCGTTTTTACTACTCGCTGTGGCAATTTTTATGTTTGTCAACTCTTTCTGGCTGACCGGGATTCTTCATATTTTCATCGCTGCCTATCTTGGATTCAAGCATCTACTCCCCCAAAAAATACAAAAACGTATGCAGCAGGCTAATATCTATCTTATCGCCGCTTTTGTTGCCTGGTTTCTTGCATCCCACTGGATGCCGCTGGGAGTAGGAGCCGGAAAATTCTTTAACTTTATATTTACCGTCATGCTTCTCGGCGGGATATTATTCCTGTTTCAGATGTTTATGAGAGTCTATGAACCGATATTGCGCTGGTGTTTGGATAATAAAAAGCTGTTTCTTGCATTTCCCGCACTTTTGGTTCTCATTAGTTTATCAATCTGGCTTGGATTTGATTCTATTTTTGGGCATGCGCCCGACTGGGTCCGTTCAACGCGATTATACACCTCTATCAATCACACTTTTCCCGGTTTGGGAAAAGAATTTATGCCGAGTCTTGACGAAGGTTCATTTCTGTACATGCCGACTACTATGCCTCATGCTTCTATAGGAGAAGCTCTGGATGTTTTGCAGACTCAGGATAAGGCCTTTGCGGCC
This portion of the Candidatus Zixiibacteriota bacterium genome encodes:
- a CDS encoding ATP-binding protein — its product is MNNNMQFLENNNFRLSIIGGVSVLTLGIHYGWVLEPIFGDAHWIHAVHGRFCYIPIVIASAWYGLRGGLYTAALISLLILPLILSSGVGPHDFAAEVVEIVFYFGIALLSGGLTERELSSRKKQEDMRLQLEKSKQLSRVGQIAAGVAHEIKNPLASIKGAVEILADEKAASEEKEEFRQILFSEIKRMDGTITEFLAFARPPQPKLEMLNLSDTIRASIRQLETHASREGINLFQDILDEIYIKGDRLKMHEMALNILLNALQVSKSGETIKITLEEIKGKFAHLVFEDSGPGINEADLENVYEPFFTTKSNGTGLGLAIVKSIVESHDGQIDIFSTPGRGTRVEITLPLLQETGI
- a CDS encoding TolC family protein yields the protein MNLNRKISGFVSHLLLVFALYVIPSSVSADEFERSKNSADSLNSVYQLSSDLIYKNGTGNNLPDLLKLGLRINPSIKESFYNWRAAIDRASFAGTLPDPVLSFGYFMERVETRVGPQRYKIGLRQSLPWFGTLGTKSDVARSEALASEMNYESRKQSVTHDIKTVYYELYYLGKLKSLTLANFEILKFWESVTQTKYKTAQVSHHDLIKVQIELGILEDRLIGIDKMIPPVKSNLAALLNSSDISEISIPDTIYIEDISTEIQFILDRIIDGNPALKSIAYGVQKGKAAVRLSGKISMPAFTIGVDYIETGPALIPSMPESGKDPLMLNVGMTLPIWFGKNKAVKNQSRARLMAEENKLANARNTLIARVEKILFEYDEAKRKLVLYRDGLIPRAEEALNVGYAAFQAGQIDIVSLLDSQRQLLHFQEVYERARTDLAIKISKIEMLMGKPLTFEEHN
- a CDS encoding efflux RND transporter periplasmic adaptor subunit yields the protein MSKNSVRNIINHWMPQSWAARIALLIIIIGAFFLGSMLSDGVAPDGHEHATAESESTTWTCSMHPQIKLPKSGKCPICFMDLIPLESGSADDLGPRQIRMTESAKKLAKIATTPAIRAFGEAEITIVGKISYDETNQATITARMPGRLERLYADYTGIKVNRGDHMVEIYSPELLTAQEELIQARKTLASTDKSSNSILQQSAQQTLEAARGKLKLWGLTDEQINEIEKSDEHSHTLTLTAPVGGVVVEMNAAEGEYVKTGTRIYTIADLSKLWVLLEAYESDLPWLRYGQKLTFTSLSFPGEEFDALISFINPIVDPATRTIKIRAIVDNSDNRLKPDMFVSAVVKSKIDNKGNVISEYLAGKWIGPMHPEVVKDRPGICDVCGMDLVPTESLGYSGKKASISEAPILIPASAPLITGKRAVVYVEMPGGDGPLFEGREIELGPRAGDFYIVKSGIEEGEAVVTNGAFRIDSELQIQARTSMMSPESAIQAQLTIDEIVNSPVKYIHEENPALETLAPVYNAYFEIQMALANDNPELAATGFGKLGDMTRQANMSVFSHDGHERWMELSANMLKASERGKTAENLEDARDAFYHLSITVIDLHKTFGHLENRDYYLTYCPMARDNKGAYWLQTEDIVWNSFYGDLMLRCGEIKKPLKPESSTER
- a CDS encoding efflux RND transporter permease subunit — its product is MTNGIQNHGGEKYSIIDRLIKYCLDNKLIVSLLTLIIIAWGVMVAPFDWNLGGLPRDPVPVDAIPDIGENQQIVFTKWMGRSPQDMEDQITYPLTVSLLGIPGVRTIRSYSFFGFSTIYVIFEDDIEFYWSRSRILEKLNSLPSGSLPDGVQPSLGPDATALGQVFWYTLEGRDKNGNPTGGWDLHELRSIQDWTVRYALMSAKGVSEVASIGGFVQEYQIDVNPDAMRAHKIALTDVFNSVRMSNVDVGARTIEINKAEYVIRGIGFIKTLADIENAVVRQSDNVPIRISDIGIVSLGPAMRRGALDKGGAEAVGGVVVVRYGENPLATIKNVKQVIKEISPGLPKKTLPDGAESQVKIIPFYDRTGLIYETLGTLNTALIDEILVTIIVILIMVMHLRSSLLISGLLPLTVLMVFIAMKVFKVDANIVALSGIAIAIGTIVDMGIVVSENILKHLDRAGPEADLKKTVFTAASEVGGAVLTAVSTTVVSFLPVFTMVAAEGKLFKPLAYTKTFALISSVIIALAIIPPFAHFLFTRKKSKGQKTFVPFLLLAVAIFMFVNSFWLTGILHIFIAAYLGFKHLLPQKIQKRMQQANIYLIAAFVAWFLASHWMPLGVGAGKFFNFIFTVMLLGGILFLFQMFMRVYEPILRWCLDNKKLFLAFPALLVLISLSIWLGFDSIFGHAPDWVRSTRLYTSINHTFPGLGKEFMPSLDEGSFLYMPTTMPHASIGEALDVLQTQDKAFAAIPEIESAVGKIGRVDSPLDPAPISMVETIINYKSEYIVDEDGQIRKFKFENDEFVRDSLDNLIPDERGKPYRQWRDEISSPDDIWNEIVRAGKMIGTTSAPKLQPIAARLVMLQSGMRAPMGVKVKGATLEDIERTALDIERFLKEVPSIEPAAVIADRIVGKPYLEIEIDREAIARFGIHIRNVQDIIEVAIGGKKITTTVEGRERYPVRVRYQRELRNSIESLEKILIPTPGGAQIPLRELATINFVRGPMAIKAEDTFLVGYVIFDKKPEYAEVEVVEDAYSYLQAKIETGELELPAGVSFTFAGSYENQIRAQKKLMVVLPLSLIIIFLILYFQFRKVPTTLLVFSGIFVAWSGGFLMLWLYGQDWFMNFSLFGADLRNLFQIQTYNLSVAVWVGFLALFGIATDDGVIISTYLKQVFDDKQPKSIRDIREATVMAGKRRIRPALMTVATTILALLPVLTSTGRGADIMIPMAIPSFGGMMVVLITVFTVPVLYCALAERKIRKIK